The following coding sequences are from one Candidatus Polarisedimenticolia bacterium window:
- the asnB gene encoding asparagine synthase (glutamine-hydrolyzing): protein MCGLCGLVRDEGLPEEAAEWVRGMARRQAHRGPDDEGFFLDRFAALGSSRLSIVDLEGGRQPIGSETGSVQVVFNGEIYNYRELRAELEQRGHRFATRTDTEVLVHGYEEAGPGFLARLNGIFAVAIWDVARRLLLLARDPLGVKPLYYRELPDGFAFASEIKALLSLPDATIEVDEEALDLYLAFRFVPSPRTLFRGFQKLGPGEMLVKVAGQPAHLRRFALPPPEIDLRPGPREWEEELLPRLRAAVQRQLMGDVPIGVLLSGGIDSAAVLSLAAETGSAGMRAYTVGFADSSREDEVVAAARTARRFGVEHCHVTLSVSDYRSWLVPCAYSLDEPVGTSSVAPYAALCALAAKQHKVVLCGQGADEPLGGYPRHLGERLASAPYGPALERPARWAAALRPRSDRLQRSSRVFGIRDPVRRMVEALTLFPAEEARRLRGRAPDPDFLQAALLPVLRGSEHLDPLARFLYLDARFSLADDLLLYGDKIAMSQSLEVRVPFLDLEFLRFVERIPARWRVGLLRPKRVLRRSLSRLLPPSILNRPKRNFAPPDATWMGSSPEAPGMGWLMAADSAAAGYCRREEIARLIREQEQGRRDRRRQLFALLAFELWHRAFPGARADLSHSAPVRFQALT, encoded by the coding sequence ATGTGCGGCCTCTGTGGCCTGGTGCGCGATGAAGGGCTGCCGGAGGAGGCCGCGGAATGGGTCCGCGGGATGGCCCGGCGCCAGGCGCATCGCGGCCCGGACGACGAAGGCTTCTTCCTGGACCGCTTCGCCGCGCTGGGATCGAGCCGCCTCAGCATCGTCGACCTGGAGGGCGGGCGCCAGCCGATCGGCTCCGAGACCGGCAGCGTCCAGGTCGTTTTCAACGGTGAGATCTACAACTACCGCGAGCTGCGAGCCGAGCTGGAGCAGCGAGGCCATCGTTTCGCGACCCGGACCGACACCGAGGTCCTGGTCCACGGCTATGAGGAAGCCGGACCCGGGTTTCTCGCCCGGCTGAACGGCATCTTCGCCGTGGCGATCTGGGACGTCGCCCGGCGCCTGCTCCTGCTCGCCCGGGACCCGCTGGGCGTGAAGCCGCTGTATTACCGGGAGCTCCCCGACGGCTTTGCCTTCGCCTCCGAGATCAAGGCCCTCCTGAGCCTCCCCGATGCCACTATCGAGGTGGACGAGGAGGCCCTTGATCTCTATCTCGCCTTCCGCTTCGTTCCCTCGCCGCGTACCCTTTTCCGCGGTTTTCAAAAGCTCGGCCCCGGCGAGATGCTCGTCAAGGTGGCGGGGCAGCCGGCGCACCTGAGGCGCTTCGCCCTTCCGCCGCCGGAGATTGATCTACGCCCCGGACCCCGCGAATGGGAGGAGGAGCTGCTGCCACGGTTGCGCGCGGCGGTGCAGCGCCAGCTCATGGGAGATGTCCCGATCGGAGTGCTGCTCAGCGGCGGCATCGATTCGGCGGCGGTGCTGTCGCTCGCCGCCGAAACGGGTTCCGCCGGGATGCGCGCCTACACCGTCGGGTTCGCGGACTCCTCGCGCGAAGACGAGGTCGTCGCGGCCGCCCGGACGGCCCGGCGCTTCGGGGTCGAGCATTGCCACGTGACGCTGAGCGTCTCCGACTACCGATCCTGGCTGGTGCCTTGCGCCTACTCCCTGGACGAGCCGGTGGGAACCTCTTCGGTCGCCCCTTACGCGGCGCTCTGCGCGCTGGCGGCAAAGCAGCACAAGGTGGTTCTCTGCGGGCAGGGGGCGGACGAGCCGCTGGGGGGCTATCCACGGCACCTCGGTGAAAGACTCGCCTCAGCGCCTTACGGGCCGGCGCTGGAGCGTCCGGCCCGCTGGGCGGCGGCGCTGCGCCCCCGGTCCGACAGGCTGCAGCGCTCGAGCCGGGTGTTCGGCATCCGCGATCCGGTGCGCCGCATGGTCGAGGCGCTCACCCTCTTCCCGGCCGAGGAGGCGCGCCGGCTGCGCGGCCGGGCGCCCGATCCCGATTTCCTGCAGGCCGCCCTCCTGCCGGTGCTGCGGGGCAGCGAGCACCTGGATCCGCTGGCGCGCTTCCTCTATCTGGATGCGCGCTTCAGCCTGGCGGACGACCTGCTGCTCTATGGGGACAAGATCGCCATGTCGCAGTCGCTCGAAGTCCGCGTCCCGTTCCTGGACCTGGAGTTTCTGCGCTTCGTGGAGAGGATTCCGGCCCGCTGGCGGGTGGGGCTGCTGCGTCCCAAGCGGGTGTTGCGCCGGTCCCTCTCGCGCCTCCTGCCGCCCTCGATTCTGAATCGTCCGAAGCGCAATTTCGCCCCTCCCGATGCAACCTGGATGGGCTCCTCGCCGGAGGCTCCGGGCATGGGGTGGCTGATGGCGGCCGATTCCGCGGCAGCGGGCTATTGCAGGCGGGAGGAAATCGCCCGGCTCATCCGCGAGCAGGAGCAGGGAAGGCGGGATCGGCGGCGCCAGCTCTTCGCGCTGCTGGCCTTCGAGCTCTGGCATCGAGCCTTTCCCGGCGCGCGGGCAGATCTCTCTCACTCAGCGCCGGTCCGCTTTCAGGCCCTCACCTGA